A single genomic interval of Asinibacterium sp. OR53 harbors:
- a CDS encoding HAD family phosphatase, with the protein MKKAFLFDMNGTMVDDMQYHVIAWHKIVNEMGANLSLEEVKEQCYGKNEELLERIFPGRFSDEEKQKMSRDKEIAYQQAYKPHLKLLPGLAAFMEKAKQEGIKMGIGSAAITFNIDFVLDGLGIRHYFDAIVSADDVQISKPDPETFTKCADQLGVAHGDCLVFEDATKGVEAAERAGMQSVVITSFHEPEAFSHLPEILFFVRDYNDGQLEGLFHHRN; encoded by the coding sequence ATGAAAAAGGCTTTTTTGTTTGATATGAACGGAACCATGGTAGACGATATGCAGTACCACGTGATCGCCTGGCATAAAATTGTAAATGAAATGGGCGCCAACCTAAGCCTGGAAGAAGTAAAGGAGCAATGTTATGGGAAGAATGAAGAACTGCTCGAAAGGATATTTCCGGGGAGGTTTTCCGATGAAGAAAAACAAAAGATGAGCCGCGACAAAGAAATAGCTTACCAGCAGGCATATAAGCCTCATTTGAAATTGTTGCCCGGACTGGCAGCCTTTATGGAAAAGGCGAAGCAGGAAGGGATCAAGATGGGTATCGGTTCTGCAGCGATTACTTTCAATATTGATTTTGTGCTCGACGGACTGGGCATTCGCCATTATTTCGATGCCATCGTGAGCGCCGATGATGTGCAGATCAGTAAGCCCGACCCGGAAACTTTTACCAAATGCGCCGATCAGTTGGGGGTGGCCCATGGCGACTGCCTGGTGTTCGAAGACGCTACCAAAGGTGTGGAGGCCGCTGAAAGGGCCGGCATGCAATCGGTGGTGATCACCAGCTTCCATGAACCGGAGGCCTTCAGCCACCTGCCGGAGATACTGTTTTTCGTGCGGGACTATAACGACGGGCAGCTGGAAGGCCTTTTCCATCACCGGAATTGA
- a CDS encoding L-ribulose-5-phosphate 4-epimerase produces the protein MKYEHIQQAAYEANMQLPKLGLVLFTFGNVSAADRSLGVFAIKPSGVPYEELSPEKMVIVDFDANIVAGKLRPSSDTKTHAVLYKHWDAIGGIVHTHSTYATAWAQSLRDIPIYGTTHADHNVADIPCAPPMSDEMIKGDYEYQTGFQIMNCLQEKKLSYQEMEMILVGNHAPFTWGKTAEKAVYNSAVLESVAQMAYLTEQIRQDAPRLKDALIKKHFERKHGPDSYYGQ, from the coding sequence ATGAAATACGAACACATACAGCAAGCGGCATATGAAGCTAACATGCAACTGCCTAAGTTAGGACTGGTGCTGTTTACATTCGGCAACGTGAGTGCTGCAGACAGGAGCCTGGGTGTTTTCGCCATCAAACCAAGCGGTGTGCCTTATGAAGAATTGTCGCCCGAAAAAATGGTTATCGTGGACTTTGATGCGAATATAGTAGCTGGCAAACTCAGGCCTTCATCAGACACCAAAACACATGCGGTGTTGTATAAACACTGGGATGCCATTGGCGGTATTGTGCATACGCATTCTACTTATGCTACTGCATGGGCACAGAGCCTGCGCGATATACCCATTTATGGTACCACGCACGCCGATCACAACGTTGCAGATATTCCTTGCGCACCGCCTATGAGCGATGAGATGATCAAAGGCGATTATGAATACCAGACCGGCTTCCAGATCATGAATTGTTTGCAGGAAAAAAAACTGAGTTACCAGGAAATGGAAATGATATTGGTAGGCAACCATGCACCTTTTACCTGGGGAAAGACGGCAGAGAAAGCCGTTTATAATAGTGCGGTGCTGGAAAGCGTTGCGCAAATGGCATACCTGACAGAACAGATCAGGCAGGATGCACCCAGGCTGAAAGACGCATTGATCAAAAAACATTTTGAGCGGAAACACGGACCGGATAGTTATTACGGACAATAA
- the trmD gene encoding tRNA (guanosine(37)-N1)-methyltransferase TrmD, translating into MKIDVLTVLPELLESPFSHSIMKRAQEKGLLEVQVHPLRKWAVNKYGMVDDYQYGGGAGMVMMCEPLANAIDELQSARPYDEIIYMTPDGERFNQKTANQLSLKENLLIICGHYKGIDERIREHYVTKEISIGDYVLSGGELAAAVVVDAVGRLLPGVLNDETSALTDSFQDNLLAPPVYTRPADFRGWKVPDILLQGDPKKVEEWRYEQSLQRTKEKRPDLLDE; encoded by the coding sequence ATGAAAATCGACGTCCTTACCGTTTTGCCCGAATTGTTGGAAAGTCCCTTTTCGCACAGCATCATGAAGCGCGCACAGGAAAAAGGCTTATTGGAAGTGCAGGTTCATCCGCTACGCAAATGGGCGGTGAACAAATACGGTATGGTAGATGATTACCAGTATGGCGGAGGTGCCGGTATGGTGATGATGTGTGAGCCGCTGGCCAATGCCATCGATGAATTACAGTCAGCCCGCCCATACGACGAGATCATTTATATGACACCCGATGGCGAACGCTTCAACCAGAAAACAGCCAACCAGTTATCGCTGAAAGAAAACCTGCTCATCATCTGTGGTCATTACAAGGGCATCGATGAACGCATCCGTGAGCACTATGTAACCAAAGAAATATCCATTGGCGATTATGTACTCAGTGGCGGTGAACTGGCTGCTGCTGTGGTAGTGGACGCTGTAGGGCGTTTGCTGCCCGGTGTATTGAATGATGAGACTTCGGCGCTTACCGATTCCTTCCAGGATAACCTGCTGGCGCCACCCGTATATACCCGGCCCGCCGATTTCCGCGGATGGAAAGTGCCGGACATCCTGTTACAGGGCGATCCTAAGAAAGTGGAAGAATGGAGGTATGAACAATCACTGCAACGCACAAAAGAAAAAAGGCCCGACTTACTGGACGAATAA
- a CDS encoding ribulokinase codes for MKRTDQSYVIGVDFGTDSVRSVIIDAGDGKEVAAALFYYPRWKDGLYCNPEENRFRQHPLDYLEGLEYTIGDCLKQAGPAVAKSVKGIAVDTTGSTPVAVDRQGVPLALLPGFEENPNAMFVLWKDHTATLEASQINAHAATHTPNYLQFVGGIYSSEWFWAKLLHVLRADEAVAKSCYSWVEHCDWIPFVLTGGNDVHALKRGVCAAGHKSLWATEFGGLPPNDFFSSLDTRLDGFTARLFDRTYTSAEPAGYLGKRWAEKWGLSTDVVVGIGAFDCHMGAVGGQIEPYYLSKVMGTSTCDMLVAPVDEMKGKLVRGICGQVPGSIIPGMMGMEAGQSAFGDAYAWYKTLLSWPLQQLHTSSLIDVATAAALRNEISDRMIAQLSNEAARLPLDASDELAVDWLNGRRTPDANQLLTAAVSGMNLGTGAPHLFKALVEGTCFGAKAITDRFVEEGIPVKGLIGLGGVAKKSPYIMQVMADVMNMPIRIHKTEQTCAIGAAMFAATVAGLYPTVEEAMYAMGQGFDTTYHPDPSRSSVYAKRYLQYKQLGTFLEARNN; via the coding sequence TTGAAAAGAACAGATCAATCGTATGTGATAGGTGTTGATTTCGGAACAGACTCTGTACGTTCCGTGATCATCGATGCAGGAGACGGAAAGGAAGTGGCTGCTGCTTTGTTTTATTACCCGCGCTGGAAAGACGGACTTTATTGTAACCCGGAAGAGAACAGGTTTCGTCAACATCCATTGGATTATTTGGAAGGATTGGAATACACCATCGGCGACTGCCTGAAACAGGCCGGACCCGCCGTGGCGAAAAGCGTTAAAGGCATTGCTGTAGATACTACCGGGTCTACGCCTGTAGCGGTAGACCGGCAGGGTGTTCCCCTGGCGCTTTTGCCAGGCTTCGAAGAGAACCCGAATGCCATGTTTGTATTGTGGAAAGATCATACCGCTACACTTGAAGCATCGCAAATCAATGCGCATGCAGCCACACACACACCCAACTATCTACAGTTTGTAGGAGGTATTTACAGCAGCGAATGGTTCTGGGCGAAACTGCTGCATGTATTGCGTGCAGATGAAGCAGTGGCGAAATCCTGTTACTCCTGGGTAGAGCATTGCGACTGGATTCCTTTTGTGTTGACCGGTGGCAACGATGTACATGCACTCAAGCGTGGTGTGTGCGCAGCAGGACATAAATCTTTATGGGCAACTGAATTTGGCGGACTGCCCCCCAATGATTTCTTTTCTTCTTTAGATACAAGACTCGATGGATTTACTGCTCGTTTGTTCGATCGTACCTATACTTCTGCGGAGCCGGCTGGTTACCTGGGCAAGCGCTGGGCAGAAAAATGGGGCCTCTCTACCGACGTAGTAGTGGGCATCGGTGCATTCGATTGTCACATGGGAGCAGTAGGCGGACAGATTGAACCCTATTACCTGAGCAAAGTGATGGGAACTTCCACCTGCGATATGCTGGTAGCGCCGGTAGATGAAATGAAAGGTAAATTGGTGCGTGGTATTTGTGGCCAGGTACCCGGTTCCATTATTCCGGGTATGATGGGTATGGAAGCGGGCCAGTCGGCATTCGGTGATGCTTATGCCTGGTATAAAACATTACTCTCCTGGCCATTGCAGCAACTGCATACTTCTTCACTGATCGATGTGGCAACGGCCGCAGCTTTGCGTAATGAGATAAGCGATCGCATGATCGCTCAATTATCGAATGAAGCCGCCAGGCTGCCGTTAGATGCATCGGATGAGCTGGCGGTGGATTGGCTCAATGGAAGAAGAACACCCGATGCCAACCAACTGTTGACTGCTGCTGTCAGTGGTATGAACCTGGGTACGGGAGCACCTCACTTATTCAAGGCACTGGTAGAAGGAACCTGTTTCGGCGCCAAGGCCATTACTGACCGGTTTGTGGAAGAAGGTATCCCGGTAAAAGGACTGATCGGCCTGGGAGGTGTTGCTAAAAAATCGCCGTATATTATGCAGGTAATGGCGGACGTGATGAACATGCCCATCCGTATTCATAAAACAGAACAGACCTGCGCCATTGGCGCTGCGATGTTTGCGGCAACTGTGGCAGGATTGTATCCAACAGTAGAAGAAGCGATGTATGCAATGGGGCAAGGATTTGATACTACCTATCACCCCGATCCATCGAGGAGCAGTGTATATGCCAAACGCTATCTTCAATACAAACAATTGGGTACTTTTTTAGAAGCGCGCAATAACTGA
- a CDS encoding glycoside hydrolase family 127 protein gives MKQFIVSCCMLSSVAVMAQQKDYPIQAVDFTQVKLTDRFWLPRIETNRTVTIPASFARCESTGRVKNFVMAAQKNGKFCTTYPFDDTDIYKTIEGASFSLAVHPDPKLDAYVDSLIHIIKEAQEPDGYLYTARTINPAAAHSWAGKERWEKERELSHELYNAGHLYEAAAAHYMATKKRNLLDIALKNADLVCSVFGPDKKHVAPGHEIVEMGLVKLYRLTGKQAYLNTAKFFIEERGHYAGYDTKSTDPWKNGAYWQDDKPLVQQQEAEGHAVRAGYLYSAVADVAALTNDTALLHAIDRIWENTVSKKMYVQGSIGARGDGERFGNNYELPNATAYNETCAAIANVYWNQRMFLLHGDSKYIDILEKTLYNGLISGIGLDGKSFFYTNAMQVKGHNNPGGLEEERSGWFECSCCPTNLARLIPSIPGYIYAQRDNKLFINLFISGDARVNIGHTPVQIIQQNNYPWEGALSFTIQPQKTVDGDILIRIPGWARNQAMPSELYHFQSADTNQVTIKVNGLPITYTLENGYASINHKWKKGDVITVNLPMEVRRVTADQRIKDDIDKVALQRGPLIYCAEWADNAGKTDNILLAPGTAFSPVFMPGLLNGIMVLKGTVSKVVIENAQKATTISNPFVAIPYYAWANRGKGEMTLWFPEKLNYLTIN, from the coding sequence ATGAAACAGTTCATTGTATCATGTTGCATGCTTTCATCTGTTGCCGTTATGGCGCAGCAAAAAGATTACCCCATCCAGGCGGTCGATTTTACACAAGTAAAACTAACTGACAGGTTTTGGTTACCCCGTATCGAAACCAACAGAACGGTTACCATCCCGGCTTCTTTTGCGCGTTGTGAGAGCACCGGGCGTGTGAAGAATTTTGTGATGGCAGCACAGAAAAATGGCAAGTTCTGCACGACTTATCCGTTCGACGATACGGATATTTATAAAACGATAGAAGGCGCCTCATTTTCGCTGGCTGTGCATCCTGATCCTAAGCTGGATGCTTATGTTGATTCGCTCATCCACATCATCAAAGAAGCGCAGGAGCCCGACGGTTATTTGTATACAGCCCGTACCATCAATCCGGCGGCAGCACACAGTTGGGCCGGCAAGGAGCGGTGGGAAAAAGAAAGAGAGTTGAGTCATGAATTGTACAATGCCGGCCATTTATACGAAGCGGCGGCGGCGCATTATATGGCCACTAAAAAAAGAAACTTGCTCGACATCGCTTTGAAGAATGCCGACCTGGTTTGTTCTGTTTTTGGTCCGGATAAAAAACATGTTGCACCCGGTCATGAGATCGTGGAAATGGGATTGGTAAAATTATACCGCCTCACAGGCAAGCAGGCTTATTTGAATACTGCTAAATTTTTCATAGAGGAAAGAGGTCATTATGCCGGATACGATACGAAAAGCACAGACCCCTGGAAGAATGGGGCTTACTGGCAGGATGATAAGCCGCTTGTACAACAGCAGGAAGCGGAAGGCCATGCTGTGAGGGCAGGATACCTTTATTCGGCAGTGGCTGATGTGGCCGCACTTACTAATGACACGGCGTTACTGCATGCGATTGACAGGATATGGGAGAATACCGTAAGTAAAAAAATGTATGTGCAGGGAAGCATCGGTGCGCGCGGCGATGGAGAAAGGTTCGGCAATAATTACGAACTGCCCAATGCCACCGCATACAATGAAACCTGCGCTGCTATTGCCAATGTATATTGGAACCAGCGTATGTTCCTGCTGCATGGCGATTCGAAGTATATAGACATACTAGAAAAAACATTGTACAACGGGCTGATATCAGGCATTGGTCTCGATGGAAAATCTTTCTTTTATACCAATGCCATGCAGGTAAAAGGGCATAACAATCCCGGGGGACTTGAAGAGGAACGATCAGGCTGGTTTGAATGCTCTTGTTGCCCTACCAACCTGGCGAGACTGATCCCATCCATTCCGGGCTATATCTATGCGCAGCGAGACAATAAATTATTCATCAACCTGTTTATCAGCGGCGATGCCCGGGTGAACATCGGGCATACACCTGTACAAATCATACAGCAAAATAATTATCCATGGGAGGGCGCACTGTCATTCACCATACAACCACAAAAAACAGTGGATGGTGATATCCTGATACGAATACCGGGATGGGCCAGGAACCAGGCCATGCCTTCTGAATTGTATCATTTCCAAAGTGCCGATACTAACCAGGTTACCATCAAAGTAAATGGACTGCCCATTACCTACACGTTAGAAAATGGATATGCTTCCATCAATCATAAATGGAAAAAAGGGGATGTGATCACAGTGAATCTTCCTATGGAAGTAAGAAGGGTAACAGCAGACCAACGGATCAAAGATGATATAGACAAAGTGGCTTTGCAACGCGGCCCGCTGATCTATTGCGCTGAATGGGCGGATAATGCAGGGAAAACAGATAATATTCTGCTTGCACCCGGTACTGCATTCTCGCCTGTTTTTATGCCTGGTTTGCTGAACGGCATTATGGTGTTAAAAGGAACCGTATCCAAAGTAGTTATTGAAAATGCCCAAAAAGCTACAACAATAAGCAACCCCTTTGTAGCCATTCCTTATTACGCCTGGGCCAATAGAGGAAAGGGCGAGATGACGCTCTGGTTCCCTGAAAAACTAAACTATTTAACGATCAACTAA
- the upp gene encoding uracil phosphoribosyltransferase — translation MIINLSQHHSLLSNWVAELRDINIQGDRMRFRRNLERIGEIAAYEISKELPWKTVEVPTPLGSHESKVLEQQPVLATILRAGLPLHNGMLNYFDKADNAFISAYRKHHRDGSFDISLEYMSSPSLDGRILIISDPMLATGASLVKTVEYLKNEGSPKAIHIVVAIACTVGIEYVHRECGEDVKIWCGDVDDELTAKGYIVPGLGDAGDLAFGNKTQA, via the coding sequence ATGATTATTAACCTGAGTCAGCATCACAGCCTGCTCAGCAACTGGGTTGCCGAGCTGAGAGACATCAACATACAGGGCGACCGTATGCGTTTCCGGCGCAACCTGGAACGCATCGGCGAGATAGCTGCTTATGAGATCAGCAAAGAGCTGCCCTGGAAAACGGTGGAAGTGCCTACTCCCCTCGGCTCTCACGAAAGCAAGGTGCTGGAACAGCAGCCTGTATTGGCTACCATCCTGCGCGCCGGGTTGCCTTTACACAACGGCATGTTGAATTATTTCGATAAGGCCGACAATGCTTTTATCTCTGCCTATCGCAAACACCACCGCGATGGTTCATTTGATATCAGTTTGGAATACATGAGCAGTCCTTCACTCGATGGCCGTATCCTGATCATCAGCGATCCTATGCTCGCTACCGGTGCATCGCTCGTGAAAACAGTGGAATACCTGAAAAACGAAGGCTCACCCAAAGCCATTCATATTGTAGTGGCCATTGCCTGTACGGTGGGCATTGAATACGTGCACCGCGAATGCGGCGAAGACGTTAAAATCTGGTGTGGAGATGTTGACGATGAATTGACTGCCAAAGGATACATCGTTCCCGGCTTGGGTGATGCGGGAGATCTCGCGTTTGGAAACAAAACACAAGCATAA
- a CDS encoding carbohydrate binding family 9 domain-containing protein yields the protein MRLSTVCWLLPILLSLNTYGQQRDGETFQKEYQVHIARTQELVKVDGELDEAVWKNTAPLGSFWKKFPTDEGKAITKTEARVTYDDKFLYVAFTAYDSGKVFIQSLKRDIGHDGNDCVALILDPVNKRSNGFFFVVNAFNAQSEDQLSGNGERVSFSWDNKWYSATKRYADRWTVEMAIPFKTLRYTADKLVWGINFLRVDTKTNEYSMWTHVPVNFKTYDLGYTGALVWPEAPPKPGSNSVLIPYLTGGLEEDKDNGKPWKATGNAGFDAKMALSSSLNLDMTVNPDFSQIEVDKQVTNLTRFNIFLPEKRTFFLENSSLFSSYGVPSVRPFYSRRIGLDKNGNKIPILFGMRLTGNASKSTRIGLLSMQTGSQGDYSPENYTAATINQAVLKRSTLNLYFMNRQGFLSDSAKKADPLSAYGRNMGGEFNYTNLKGTWNGWAGYHQSYKPGISKDDKFMDIGGSYNGRYFSAMLDMNTVGTNFYTDMGYTQRIENFDAARDTTIRLGYKQVYNEFDYRILPKKSKVSSYQFQLTNSFVFNPDNTLNERSQSLGLNIMYWNTAQLLVSLNNYEVNLLFPTAFTDKTPLPKDNYQYSQATLGYQSDFRKTLSYYATVGGGGFYNGSYQSFIGGVTWRSQPHLNIDLRAEYDKLAFPDIYGATELFLIAPKIEINFSTAVFWTTFIQYNTQRNNFNINSRFQYRFKPMSDFFLVYTDNYYTDPLLKNRNRALVFKLNYWFSL from the coding sequence ATGAGACTATCAACTGTCTGTTGGCTTTTGCCTATCCTGTTATCCCTGAACACATACGGACAACAAAGAGACGGCGAAACTTTCCAGAAAGAATACCAGGTGCATATCGCCCGCACGCAGGAACTCGTTAAGGTAGACGGAGAACTTGATGAAGCGGTATGGAAGAACACGGCTCCCCTCGGTTCTTTCTGGAAAAAATTTCCTACTGACGAAGGAAAAGCCATCACAAAAACAGAAGCGAGGGTTACCTACGATGATAAATTCCTCTACGTGGCGTTTACAGCTTACGACAGTGGTAAAGTATTCATACAAAGCCTGAAAAGAGATATCGGTCACGATGGCAACGATTGTGTAGCGCTTATCCTCGACCCGGTGAACAAACGGTCCAATGGTTTCTTTTTTGTTGTCAATGCTTTCAATGCGCAATCGGAAGACCAACTCTCCGGCAACGGGGAGCGCGTAAGTTTCAGTTGGGACAATAAATGGTATTCCGCTACCAAACGCTATGCCGACAGGTGGACCGTGGAAATGGCCATTCCCTTTAAAACACTGCGTTACACAGCGGATAAACTGGTATGGGGAATTAATTTTTTACGGGTGGATACTAAAACCAACGAATACAGTATGTGGACGCATGTACCGGTTAATTTCAAAACTTACGACCTGGGTTATACCGGCGCCCTGGTATGGCCTGAGGCGCCACCCAAACCAGGCAGCAACAGTGTGCTGATCCCTTACCTGACAGGCGGTCTCGAAGAAGACAAGGACAACGGCAAACCCTGGAAAGCTACCGGTAATGCGGGCTTTGATGCAAAGATGGCTTTGTCGTCTTCGTTGAATCTCGACATGACCGTGAACCCGGATTTTTCGCAAATTGAAGTGGATAAGCAGGTAACCAACCTCACGCGTTTCAATATTTTCCTTCCAGAGAAGCGCACGTTTTTTCTTGAGAATTCCAGTCTTTTCTCATCTTATGGTGTACCTTCCGTTCGACCGTTCTATTCGCGCAGGATCGGTCTCGATAAAAACGGTAATAAGATACCCATACTGTTTGGAATGCGTCTCACCGGTAATGCATCAAAATCTACGCGCATCGGATTACTCAGCATGCAAACAGGAAGCCAGGGCGATTATTCACCGGAAAACTATACGGCTGCTACCATCAACCAGGCTGTGCTGAAGCGTTCTACCCTTAACCTGTATTTTATGAACCGGCAGGGTTTTCTTTCCGATTCAGCTAAAAAGGCCGACCCACTTTCGGCTTATGGAAGAAACATGGGCGGGGAATTCAATTACACCAACCTGAAAGGCACCTGGAATGGCTGGGCAGGTTATCATCAATCTTATAAACCAGGCATCAGCAAGGACGATAAATTCATGGATATCGGCGGTAGTTATAATGGCCGTTATTTCAGCGCCATGCTCGATATGAATACGGTGGGAACGAATTTTTATACTGATATGGGGTATACGCAAAGGATCGAAAACTTCGATGCGGCGAGGGATACTACCATTCGCCTCGGATATAAACAAGTGTACAATGAATTCGATTATCGCATCCTGCCAAAAAAATCCAAAGTAAGCAGTTATCAATTCCAACTCACCAATTCATTTGTGTTCAATCCGGATAATACATTGAATGAACGCAGCCAATCGCTGGGATTAAATATCATGTATTGGAACACGGCGCAATTGCTTGTTTCACTCAACAATTATGAAGTGAATTTATTGTTCCCCACTGCTTTTACCGACAAAACGCCTTTACCGAAAGACAATTACCAATACAGCCAGGCCACATTGGGCTACCAGTCTGATTTCAGGAAAACGTTGAGTTATTATGCTACAGTTGGTGGCGGCGGGTTTTACAATGGCTCTTATCAAAGCTTTATTGGTGGCGTCACCTGGCGTAGTCAGCCACACCTGAACATAGATCTCCGTGCGGAATACGACAAGCTTGCTTTTCCTGATATTTATGGTGCAACTGAATTGTTCCTGATCGCTCCCAAAATAGAGATCAATTTTTCCACCGCTGTTTTCTGGACCACTTTTATCCAATACAATACACAGCGCAATAATTTCAACATCAACAGCCGTTTTCAATACCGCTTCAAGCCGATGAGTGATTTCTTTCTCGTGTATACCGACAACTACTATACAGATCCTCTGCTGAAGAACAGGAACCGGGCCCTGGTATTCAAGCTCAATTATTGGTTCAGTCTCTGA
- the ade gene encoding adenine deaminase has product MSGIASFRLTGNLVDVWKKSIYPAEIFVENGIISAIRPAEQMSNHYILPGFIDSHVHIESSMLIPSEFARLAVVHGTVATVSDPHEIANVCGMKGVEYMIENGRKVPFKFNFGAPSCVPATVFETAGASINSDEIEQLMHRDEILYLSEMMNFPGVLHKDPEVMKKIAAAHASGKPVDGHAPGLRGEEARQYIEAGISTDHECFTLDEAVDKLVHGMKIIIREGSAAKNFEALIDLLEDHPAMVMFCSDDKHPDSLVEGHINQLCARAVAKGIDVFKVLRAACVNPVLHYHLPVGLLREGDAADFILVNDLEHFTVHQTYIDGRLVAESGQSFIPSVPSDTLYHFNCEPITPEDVKIRKHEYPDENGLIPVIEALDGQLITNKLQLKGKLQNDEWVSDTAGDLLKMVVVNRYHRAPVAKCFIKNFNFKTGAIASTVAHDSHNIVAVGANDESLVKAINLVISEKGGVSCVNGHEAKVLGLPVAGLMSAADGHLVAREYTAIDRMAKDLGSTLGAPFMTLSFMALLVIPHLKLSDKGLFDGDTFQLKFPFTADRF; this is encoded by the coding sequence ATGTCAGGCATTGCTTCTTTCCGGTTAACCGGTAACCTGGTAGATGTTTGGAAGAAAAGCATCTACCCAGCAGAAATTTTTGTTGAGAACGGAATCATCAGCGCTATCAGGCCTGCAGAACAAATGAGTAACCATTACATCCTTCCCGGTTTTATAGACAGTCACGTGCATATAGAAAGCAGTATGCTGATTCCTTCTGAATTTGCGCGGCTGGCTGTGGTGCATGGAACAGTGGCTACTGTCAGCGATCCGCATGAAATCGCCAACGTGTGCGGAATGAAAGGGGTGGAATACATGATTGAAAACGGAAGAAAGGTTCCCTTCAAATTCAATTTCGGCGCTCCCAGTTGTGTTCCTGCTACCGTTTTTGAAACAGCCGGAGCATCTATCAACAGTGATGAAATAGAACAACTGATGCATCGGGATGAGATATTGTACCTGAGCGAGATGATGAACTTCCCAGGCGTGCTGCACAAAGATCCGGAAGTGATGAAAAAGATCGCTGCGGCACATGCATCGGGGAAACCGGTTGACGGCCATGCGCCCGGCCTGCGTGGCGAAGAAGCACGGCAATACATAGAAGCGGGCATTTCTACCGACCACGAATGTTTCACATTGGATGAGGCAGTGGATAAACTGGTACATGGTATGAAGATCATCATCCGGGAAGGCAGCGCTGCCAAAAATTTTGAAGCGCTGATCGATTTACTGGAAGACCATCCTGCGATGGTGATGTTTTGCAGTGATGACAAACATCCCGACAGTCTCGTAGAAGGACATATCAACCAGCTTTGTGCCAGGGCTGTTGCCAAAGGCATTGATGTATTCAAAGTACTTCGCGCCGCTTGTGTGAATCCTGTATTGCATTATCATCTGCCGGTAGGATTATTGCGTGAAGGAGATGCAGCCGATTTTATCCTGGTGAATGACCTGGAACATTTTACTGTTCATCAAACTTATATTGATGGCCGGCTGGTAGCGGAAAGCGGCCAATCATTTATCCCATCTGTTCCTTCGGATACGCTCTATCATTTCAACTGTGAGCCCATAACCCCGGAAGACGTGAAGATCCGCAAGCATGAATACCCCGACGAAAACGGGCTCATTCCAGTGATAGAAGCGCTGGACGGACAACTCATCACCAATAAACTTCAGCTGAAAGGAAAACTGCAAAACGATGAATGGGTAAGTGATACGGCCGGAGACCTGTTGAAAATGGTGGTGGTGAACCGTTATCACCGTGCACCTGTTGCCAAATGTTTCATCAAAAATTTCAACTTCAAAACGGGCGCCATTGCGTCTACTGTTGCACACGATAGCCACAATATAGTGGCTGTGGGCGCCAACGACGAAAGCCTGGTTAAAGCCATCAACCTGGTTATATCGGAAAAAGGGGGCGTTAGCTGTGTGAATGGCCATGAGGCAAAAGTGCTGGGACTGCCTGTAGCGGGACTGATGAGCGCGGCCGACGGTCATCTCGTTGCCCGCGAATACACTGCTATCGATCGCATGGCCAAAGACCTGGGCTCCACGCTGGGGGCGCCTTTCATGACGCTCAGTTTTATGGCTTTGCTGGTCATACCTCATTTAAAACTGAGCGATAAAGGGCTTTTCGACGGCGATACATTCCAACTTAAATTTCCATTTACAGCCGATAGATTTTAG